A segment of the Flavobacteriales bacterium genome:
GCATCCCGGCCCTGCTCTTTGCCACCGCCCAGACCCGAATCCCAAGCGCGCTCAGCGGCATGCTCAACAGCCTCACCCCGCTGATGACCATGCTCACGGGTGCGCTCCTGTTCGCCACGCCCATGCGCGGGGTGCATGTGCTGGGAATCGGCATCGGCCTGCTTGGGGCGATGGGCCTGGTGGCCTTCGGACAGGCCGATGGGCTCGGCGGCTGGTCGTGGTACGCGCTCCTGCCTGTGCTTGGCACCCTGGGCTACGGCTTCAGCGGCAACATCGTGAAGCGCCACCTGCATGCCGTGCCGCCGATGGCCACGGCTGCGCTCGCGCTCACGTGGATGGGACCATTGGCGATTATCCTGGCGCTCACCAGCGGACTGCCCGAGAAGCTCCGCAGCGACCCGAACGCTTGGAACGCGCTCGGCCATGTGGCGGTGCTGGCGGTGATGAGCTCGGCCTTCGCGCTGGTGCTGTGGAACATGCTCTTGCAGCGCACAACGGCCATCCGCGCCAGCATGGTCACTTACCTGATGCCGGTGGTGGCCATGGCTTGGGGCCTGCTCGATGGCGAGGCCTTGAGCCTCGCGCAATTGGGCATGATCGCGCTGGTGCTGGCCGGCGTATGGCTCGTGACCTCGGCCGACCGCAATCGGTAGCCGTTATCAACCTGCCGGCATGGACGGCGCGCAACGAAGCCGCTCCCTATGGCGTATGAGCCGCCTCAACTTCGCCCGCATGTACCTCGGACAGAAAGTCGTGATCGTGCTGCCTGCTTATCGCGCAGCGCAAACCCTGGAGCAGACCTACCGCGAGATCCCCTTCGACATCGTGGACGAAGTGGTACTGGTGGATGACAAGAGCCCGGACAACACGGTTGAGGTGGCCAAGGCGCTCGGCATCAAGCACGTGGTGGTGCACGAGCAGAACAAGGGCTACGGCGGCAACCAGAAGACCTGCTACGACACCGCTAAGAAGCTGGGCGCCGACATCGTGGTGATGCTGCACCCCGACTACCAGTACACGCCCAAGCTGCTCACGAGCATGATCGCGCTCATCGGCAACGATGTGTACCCGGTGGTCTTCGGATCCCGGATCCTGGGCAAGGGCGCTCTCAAGGGCGGCATGCCCATGTACAAGTACATCGCCAACCGCTGGCTCACCTTCACGCAGAACATGCTCTGCGGGCAGAAGCTCAGCGAGTACCACACCGGCTACCGCGCCTTCCACCGGAAGGTGCTCGATGCCTGTCCTTATCACCTCTGCTCAGACGACTTCGTGTTCGACAACCAGATGATCGGCCAGATCTTCTGGCACGGCTTCGACGTGGCTGAGATCACCTGCCCCACCAAGTACTTCGACGAGGCCAGCTCGATCAACTTCAGCCGCAGCATGACCTACGGCTTCGGCGTGCTGAACGTGAGCTGGCGCTATTTCCTGGCGCGCACCGGCATCATGGGCTGGAAGCTCCTGGGAGAGCGCAAGGCCGCCTGATCTCCACGATCCTACCTTCGGCGCCATGCCTTCACATGGCCGCTTGCAGCTGCTGATCATCACGATCGCCGCGCTGCTCTTCATCCCAGGTCTGGGCGCGGTTCATCTCTTCGATTGGGACGAGATCAACTTCGCGGAGCTCGCGCGCGAGATGGTGGTGAGCGGCGATTGGCTGCGCCCGCAGATGCACTTCGAGGCCTTCCACGAGAAGCCGCCCCTCTTCATCTGGATGCAGGTGCTCAGCATGAAGGCCTTCGGCGTGGGCGAGTTCGCCGCACGCTTCCCCAACGCCATCTGCGGCATCGTCACGCTCTGGCTGCTCTATCGCATCGGCGAGCAACTGCGTGGCCGGGTCTTCGGCATGTGGTGGGCAATGGCGTACATCGGCTCCATCCTGCCGCACCTCTACTTCCGCAGCGGCATCATCGATCCGTGGTTCAACCTCTTCATCTTCCTCGGGCTGCACGCCATCATCACGTTGGCGGCGCAGGACCCCAAGCGTGACCCGCGCGCCATCAATGCGCGCAATGACCGTTACGCCTGGGTCGCTGGCCTATTTCTCGGCCTTGCGGTGCTGACCAAAGGTCCAGTGGGCGTGCTGGTGCCCGGGCTCGCGGTGCTCGTTTTCTGGGCCTGGAGGCGCTTCCGCTTCGTGCTGAGCCTTCGCAGGATCAGCCTCATCGCGCTCGCCGCCTTGCTCACGGTATCTGCTTGGGCGCTGATCGACCTGGTGCGCAACGGACCGGATTTCATGATCGCCTTCTTCTGGCGGCAAGTGGCCATGCTCACCACGGAGGATGCCGGCCACGGCGGCTTCTTCGGCTACCACTTCGCTGTGCTGCTCATCGGCTGCTTCCCGGCATCGCTGTTCGCATTGCAGGAACTGCTGAAGCCTACGCGCACCACCGATGCGCATGAGAATGACCACCGCCGGTGGATGGTGATCCTCTTCTGGGTGGTGCTCATCCTCTTCAGCATCGTGAAGACCAAGATCGTGCACTACAGCAGCCTCTGCTACTTCCCGCTCACCTACCTCGCCGCGCTGCAACTCGAGCGCATCTGGAAAAAGAATGAAGGCTTCGGATGGAGCCGTTTCGCCCTAGGCGCATTAGGCGCGTCCATCGCGGTGATCGTGATCGTGGCGCCCTTCGCGGGAATGAACATCGAGTTGATCAAACCGCTCTTCGCGCAGGACCCCTTCGCGCTGGCCAACCTCGATGCCGAAGTGAATTGGACAGGCCTGGAGGCTCTTGCCGGAGTTGTCCTGCTCGGCGGATTGATCGCCGGCCATGTGCTGCACGCCCGCAAGCGGATTCGCGCGGCGGTGCTCAGCGTCTTCGCAGGAGGAGCACTCTTCGTGACGACCACCTTGTTCTTCTTCATCAAGAACATCGAGGGATACTCGCAGCGAGCAGCCGTTGAGTTCTTCAAGAGCAAGTCCGATGAGCGGTGCTGGCTGCTCACCAAGGGCTACAAGAGCTATGTGCCGGAATTCTATGGAAGGGTGAAGGAGGCACAGCCCGATGAGGCCACGCTCTGGCGCGGACCTATTGACCGGCCGGTGTATCTGGCGTGCAAGGTGACCCATGAGGAGGAAGTGACGGCGCTCGGCACCTTCCGCGAGGTGTCCCGCAGGAACGGGTTCGTCTTCTTCGAGCGAAGGCCGTAGCAACGATGGTGCACCGCATACCTTGGCTCACCAAACCACCCGTCACATGAGCCTTCGTTACACCCTGAAGCTCGTCTCGTTCCTGATCATCGGCGCGATCCCGTTCCGCGGCCTAGCGCAAGGCGACACGTGCACCACTGCGCTGCAAGTGGTGAGCGGCATACACCTCGCCAACGGTCCCAGCACAGGCTACGCCGGCCCAGGATGCGGAACCGGCCAGAACGGGGACTGGTATCTGTACACGCCCAACTTTACCGGGACCGTTGTCGTGAGTAGCTGTCACCCGCTGAGCAACATGTTCGAACATGACACCTACGTGAAGGTGTTCTCGGGCGACTGCTCGAGCCTGACCTGCCTGGGCTTCAACGACGATTATGTCATGGCGGGCCAGCAATGCAGCGCGAACAGCTTCGCTTCCTACATGATGCTCAATGTCACCGCAGGCACCAATTACTACATCGTGTGGGTAGATGCTTTCGATAGTGGTCCCTTCTTCTGGGAATTGAGCGAATGCGCAGGCACCGTGACCGGGGTTACGTATCGCGACCTCAACGCGAACGGCGCCAGGGACATCGGTGAGCTGCAGGTGAACGCCATGCTCACCATCAACCCCGGAGGCATGAACTCCTATTCCGGTGCAGACCCTTACTCATTCTGCAGCGCTTTGGGCGACTACACCATCACGGCCGCTCCGCCGCAGTACCATACGGTGACACCGGCATCACAGAGCTATTCCGTTCCTGTTCAAGGCACGCAAGTGGTGGGCATGGACTTCGGCTTCCAACCTGTTCCGGGCATCTATGACGCCGCGGTGAACCTCTGGGGCCAGAACGCGTGGATCGGCAACAACACGCATCTCTACGTGGGCTACGAGAACCTCGGCAGCGAGCCGGTCAACGCCGCCATCACGCTGACGCTCGATCTGGCGCTGAGCTTCGTTTCAGCGAGCGTAGCGCCGACGAGCGTGAGTGGTCAGACCATTACTTGGGCATTGCCCACGCTGCCCCCCTTCAGCGAAGGCATCATCGATGTCACGGTCTTCACGTCCATCACCACCGCGCCGCAGGCCCCGGTGCTCAACTATGTGGTGCTCACCACCACCGAGGTCGACATCGACATAACGAACAACCTGGACGACCAGCATGCGACCGCCGTTACCGCGATCGACCCCAACGACAAGCATGTGAGCGCGACCTCCATCACGCCTGATGACGTGGCCGACCAGAAGCTCTTGGAGTACACCATCAACTTCCAGAACACGGGAACCGCACCTGCGGTGAACATCGTGATCAAGGACAGCCTCGATGCCGACTGGGACCTGAGCACCTTCGAGATGATCGGCGCTACGCACCCCTTCACGCTCACCATTACCGAGGAAGTCGCCATCTGGACCTTCGCCGAGATCATGCTGCCGGACAGCACCACCGACGAGCCCAACAGCCACGGCAGCATCCACTACCGCATGGCACCGAAGAACAGCCTCGTGCTGGGCGACCAGCTCACCAACCGCGCCGATATCTACTTCGACTACAATGCGCCTGTCCTCACCAACACCACGGTGACCACGGTGGAACTGAGCACGGGCATGGCGGACAGCGGCATGGGCAGTGGCCTGCTCATCGCACCCTCGCCCAGCACAGGCATGGTGAACATGCACTGGAGCGATGTGCATGCGGGCAATGCGCAGCTGAACGTGCATGATGCCTTGGGCCGCGTGGTGTTCACGATGAGCATCGCCAGCGGCAGCAATGCACGCAGCATCGACCTCGGCTTTCTGCCTGCTGGCAGCTATGTGGCGCGGCTCAACAGCGGTGCTGAGGCTTGGGCCCGCTTCGCGATCCAGCACTGATCCATCCGCTCAATTCCGAAGGGCGCCCACGTGGCGCCCTTCTTCTTTCCCCACATTCGCCCCATGGACCTGAGCGAGATCCTCACCCACCTCGGCGAAGACCGCGAGCGCGGCTACGATGCCGTGGTGCCGCCCATTGTGCAGAGCGGCAACTTCACTTACCCCACCGTGGCCGCCATGCGCGCGGTTGTGCAACAGGAGTTCGACCGGCCGCTGTACACGCGCGGCTACAATCCAACGGTGGCCATGCTGCGGAAGAAGATCGCGGCGCTGGAGCATGCCGAGGATGCGTTGGTCTTCAGCAGCGGCAGCGCGGCCATCGCGGCGGCGGTGATCGCCTTCACCAAGGCGGGCGACCACATCGTGTGCGTGCAGAAGCCCTACAGCTGGACCAAGAAGCTGCTGGCCGAACTGCTCCTGCGCTTCGGCGTGGAGCACACTTTCGTCGATGGCACTGACGCGGAGAACTACCGCCGCGCGATAAGGCCGAACACGGCCTTCTTCATCCTGGAGAGCCCCAATTCGCTCACCTTCGAGTTGCAGGACATCGCCGCCGTGTGCGTCATCGCGAAGGAGCACGGCATCCTCACGCTCTGCGACAACAGCTTCAACAGTCCGCTCTTCCAGAACCCTATCGATCTCGGCATCGACCTAGTGGCGCACAGCGCGACGAAGTACCTGAACGGACACAGCGATGTGGTGGCGGGCGTTCTCGCCGGCACACATGCGCACATACTTCAGGTGATGGCGAAGGAATTCATGACGCTCGGCGCAGCACCTTCACCGCACGATGCGTGGCTCTTGATGCGCGGCCTGCGCACATTACCGTTACGCATGGAGCGCAGCGCGGACAACGCGGAGAAGGTCGCCACCTTCCTGAACGCCCATCCGAAGATCACGCGCTTGCATTGGCCCGGACTGCCGAGCCATCCACAGCATGAACTCGCGAAGCGCCAGATGAAACGCGTCGCCGGTGCAATGACGATCGAACTCAACGCACCGGACGTCGCAGCGGTCGAACGCTTCTGTGACAACCTGAAGAGCTTCCTGATCGCAGTGAGTTGGGGTGGTTACGAAAGCCTACAGTGGCCGGTGTGCGCGTTGCAAGGGCCGAGCGGTTACTATAGTGATCTGCCCTTCAACATGGTGCGCTTGTATGTCGGCCTAGAGGACCCCGCTGTCCTCATCGCTGATCTGGAACAAGGACTTGGGCGGATCTGAAGTCCGGCCGCGATCCGACATGCTTTCAATCCATTCGCCGTCCAGCGTGGGCCGCAGAGCGCTACCACCGCACGCTCACCGGCTCACTGGGTTCGCTCTCGCTGCCGTCGCTCAGTACCAGGCGGACAACGTAGGTGTTCAATGCTCCAGTGCGTGGCGAGGGATCCAAGTGTCCGTCCGAGTCGACTTTCACGGTGCCCAACAGGACAAGCTCGCTTTCGTCCACCGCACGATAGACCTTCAGGCTCTTTCCCTGGCGCGCGGCTGCGGCCCATTCCAACTGGATACCCTTTGGTGTGCTGCGGGCCATGAGCATGCGCGGTGCGCGTTGCATGGATGCGTCAGCGGTGAGCGCGGCCTCGACCGAGGGTACTCCGCGCGTGCCATCAAGCGTCACCCCCACAATGCGGTAGCGGTAGGCGCGCTCCGGTGCTGCGGTGGAGTCCGTGAACACCATCACTCCGGGATCCAAAGATGTTTTGTTCAGCGCGGAGAACGCATCGCTTCCTTCATCGGCGCGTTCCACCACGGCATGGAAGGCACCCGGCTCACCGGCCCACGGATCGCGCCAGGAGATGACCACGCCCTGCGCTCCTATACGCCGAACAGCAAGCTCCGTTGGTGACGTGGGGATGCGCCGGTCGAAGGTCTGCACCTCGGCACGTTCCGAGGGTTCGCTGATGGTGCCTCCGATGCTCACCGTTCGCACCCGGTAGCTCATCACCGTATTGCTGGCCGTCGTGCTATCGTTCCAGTGAATGACC
Coding sequences within it:
- a CDS encoding glycosyltransferase family 39 protein; this encodes MPSHGRLQLLIITIAALLFIPGLGAVHLFDWDEINFAELAREMVVSGDWLRPQMHFEAFHEKPPLFIWMQVLSMKAFGVGEFAARFPNAICGIVTLWLLYRIGEQLRGRVFGMWWAMAYIGSILPHLYFRSGIIDPWFNLFIFLGLHAIITLAAQDPKRDPRAINARNDRYAWVAGLFLGLAVLTKGPVGVLVPGLAVLVFWAWRRFRFVLSLRRISLIALAALLTVSAWALIDLVRNGPDFMIAFFWRQVAMLTTEDAGHGGFFGYHFAVLLIGCFPASLFALQELLKPTRTTDAHENDHRRWMVILFWVVLILFSIVKTKIVHYSSLCYFPLTYLAALQLERIWKKNEGFGWSRFALGALGASIAVIVIVAPFAGMNIELIKPLFAQDPFALANLDAEVNWTGLEALAGVVLLGGLIAGHVLHARKRIRAAVLSVFAGGALFVTTTLFFFIKNIEGYSQRAAVEFFKSKSDERCWLLTKGYKSYVPEFYGRVKEAQPDEATLWRGPIDRPVYLACKVTHEEEVTALGTFREVSRRNGFVFFERRP
- a CDS encoding aminotransferase class I/II-fold pyridoxal phosphate-dependent enzyme; protein product: MDLSEILTHLGEDRERGYDAVVPPIVQSGNFTYPTVAAMRAVVQQEFDRPLYTRGYNPTVAMLRKKIAALEHAEDALVFSSGSAAIAAAVIAFTKAGDHIVCVQKPYSWTKKLLAELLLRFGVEHTFVDGTDAENYRRAIRPNTAFFILESPNSLTFELQDIAAVCVIAKEHGILTLCDNSFNSPLFQNPIDLGIDLVAHSATKYLNGHSDVVAGVLAGTHAHILQVMAKEFMTLGAAPSPHDAWLLMRGLRTLPLRMERSADNAEKVATFLNAHPKITRLHWPGLPSHPQHELAKRQMKRVAGAMTIELNAPDVAAVERFCDNLKSFLIAVSWGGYESLQWPVCALQGPSGYYSDLPFNMVRLYVGLEDPAVLIADLEQGLGRI
- a CDS encoding T9SS type A sorting domain-containing protein — encoded protein: MSLRYTLKLVSFLIIGAIPFRGLAQGDTCTTALQVVSGIHLANGPSTGYAGPGCGTGQNGDWYLYTPNFTGTVVVSSCHPLSNMFEHDTYVKVFSGDCSSLTCLGFNDDYVMAGQQCSANSFASYMMLNVTAGTNYYIVWVDAFDSGPFFWELSECAGTVTGVTYRDLNANGARDIGELQVNAMLTINPGGMNSYSGADPYSFCSALGDYTITAAPPQYHTVTPASQSYSVPVQGTQVVGMDFGFQPVPGIYDAAVNLWGQNAWIGNNTHLYVGYENLGSEPVNAAITLTLDLALSFVSASVAPTSVSGQTITWALPTLPPFSEGIIDVTVFTSITTAPQAPVLNYVVLTTTEVDIDITNNLDDQHATAVTAIDPNDKHVSATSITPDDVADQKLLEYTINFQNTGTAPAVNIVIKDSLDADWDLSTFEMIGATHPFTLTITEEVAIWTFAEIMLPDSTTDEPNSHGSIHYRMAPKNSLVLGDQLTNRADIYFDYNAPVLTNTTVTTVELSTGMADSGMGSGLLIAPSPSTGMVNMHWSDVHAGNAQLNVHDALGRVVFTMSIASGSNARSIDLGFLPAGSYVARLNSGAEAWARFAIQH
- a CDS encoding DMT family transporter; translation: MKSERAGGTWILLALLALIWGSSFILMKRGLYHEELPVLTPWQMATARLAIAWLALSPLLLRYAALFPRHWKPLLGTGLLGNGIPALLFATAQTRIPSALSGMLNSLTPLMTMLTGALLFATPMRGVHVLGIGIGLLGAMGLVAFGQADGLGGWSWYALLPVLGTLGYGFSGNIVKRHLHAVPPMATAALALTWMGPLAIILALTSGLPEKLRSDPNAWNALGHVAVLAVMSSAFALVLWNMLLQRTTAIRASMVTYLMPVVAMAWGLLDGEALSLAQLGMIALVLAGVWLVTSADRNR
- a CDS encoding glycosyltransferase family 2 protein, with protein sequence MYLGQKVVIVLPAYRAAQTLEQTYREIPFDIVDEVVLVDDKSPDNTVEVAKALGIKHVVVHEQNKGYGGNQKTCYDTAKKLGADIVVMLHPDYQYTPKLLTSMIALIGNDVYPVVFGSRILGKGALKGGMPMYKYIANRWLTFTQNMLCGQKLSEYHTGYRAFHRKVLDACPYHLCSDDFVFDNQMIGQIFWHGFDVAEITCPTKYFDEASSINFSRSMTYGFGVLNVSWRYFLARTGIMGWKLLGERKAA